A stretch of Labrus bergylta chromosome 19, fLabBer1.1, whole genome shotgun sequence DNA encodes these proteins:
- the LOC109993656 gene encoding macoilin-1-like isoform X3: protein MDLLIYPAQDSPSSTFLYLKFLLVWVLVLLADFVLEFRFEYLWPFWLFIRSVYDSFRYQGLAFSVFFVCVAFTSDTICLLFIPVQWLFFAASTYVWVQYVWHTERGVCLPTVSLWILFVYIEAAIRFKDLKNFHVDLCRPFAAHCIGYPVVTLGFGFKSYVSYKMRLRKQKEVQKENEFYMQLLQQALPPEQQMLQRQEREAEEAALTKGLSEVEPSLISQNGAPPGKRTTSVPLPELEYREKVKDCTVKEREGKKQNTIGINNNSIILDSKPLETEYIESYVGVKRLNNDLAGDNTDNDINTHSTSKDDLGGTGKNYRNASGFMGNLSPRNHCSSNGGVPPVSSSSKNEKRQKGTGKGQKDPTENCIPNNQLCKSDALIRLEQDVKRLKVDLQANRQLESELRSQLSSLSSQDRSLRSELGQLRQDNELLENKLHSAIQAKQKDKQTVAQLEKRLKIEQEARAQAEKQLAEERKRKKMEEATAARAIALAAATRVESTDSLRGRIRELETECKKISLDVKLKEEQLRDLEGKCQELEKYKENEKDTEVLMSALSAMQEKTQHLENSLSAETRIKLDLFSALGDAKRQLEIAQGQIHQREQEVAELKQKIAEVMAVMPSLSYSSDSSNHSPVTPHYSSKFMDNSPSSLDPNASVYQPLKK from the exons ATGGATTTATTAATATATCCTGCGCAAGATTCGCCCTCTAG TACCTTCCTGTACCTGAAGTTTCTGCTGGTGTGGGTGTTAGTTTTGCTGGCGGACTTTGTACTGGAGTTCAGGTTTGAGTATCTGTGGCCCTTCTGGCTCTTCATTCGTAGCGTCTACGACTCCTTCAGATATCAGGGATTG GCATTCTCTGTCTTCTTCGTGTGTGTGGCATTTACATCAGACACCATCTGCCTTCTCTTCATCCCTGTCCAATGGCTTTTTTTTGCTGCCAGCACCTATGTATGGGTCCAGTATGTCTGGCACACAG AAAGGGGAGTCTGTCTACCCACTGTATCCCTGTGGATCCTGTTTGTATACATTGAGGCTGCCATACGGTTCAAAGACCTGAAGAACTTCCATGTAGATCTATGTCGACCCTTTGCCGCTCACTG TATTGGCTACCCTGTGGTGACTCTGGGCTTTGGCTTTAAGAGCTACGTTAGCTACAAGATGCGGCTGAGAAAACAGAAGGAAGTGCAGAAGGAGAATGAATTCTACATGCAGCTACTACAGCAGGCGCTACCACCTGAGCAACAGATGCTGCAGAGAcaggagagggaggcagaggagg CAGCTTTAACTAAAGGACTCTCAGAAGTAGAACCCTCATTGATATCCCAAAATGGAGCACCTCCTGGAAAGAGAACTACCTCAGTCCCCTTGCCAGAACTGGAGTACCGGGAAAAAGTAAAGGACTGTACTGTTAAAGAGcgtgaggggaaaaaacaaaacactattGGAATCAATAACAACAGTATCATACTGGACTCCAAACCACTGGAGACAGAGTATATAGAGAGCTATGTTGGGGTAAAGAGACTGAATAATGACCTAGCAGGAGACAATACAGATAACGATATCAACACACACTCTACTTCCAAAGATGATTTGGGGGGGACGGGGAAAAACTACAGAAATGCAAGTGGGTTCATGGGTAATTTGTCTCCAAGGAATCACTGTTCTTCAAATGGCGGTGTGCCACCAGTTTCTTCAAGCAGTAAGAATGAAAAGAGGCAGAAGGGCACAGGGAAGGGGCAAAAGGACCCTACAGAGAACTGCATTCCCAACAACCAGTTGTGTAAATCCGATGCTTTAATTCG TCTGGAGCAGGATGTGAAGCGTCTGAAGGTAGATCTGCAGGCCAATAGGCAGCTGGAATCAGAGCTGCGGAGTCAGCTTTCTTCTCTGAGCAGTCAGGACCGCAGCCTTCGCTCCGAGTTGGGCCAGCTCCGTCAGGACAATGAGCTGCTAGAGAACAA GCTCCACAGTGCCATCCAAGCCAAGCAGAAGGATAAGCAGACCGTGGCCCAGCTGGAGAAGAGGTTAAAGATTGAGCAGGAGGCTCGTGCCCAAGCAGAGAAACAGCTggctgaggagagaaaaagaaaaaagatggaggaggccACTGCTGCCAGAGCAATAGCATTAGCTGCAGCTACCAG agTTGAGTCTACTGACTCTCTGCGTGGACGCATCAGAGAGCTGGAAACAGAGTGTAAGAAGATAAGCCTGGATGTGAAACTGAAAGAGGAGCAGCTGAGGGATCTGGAGGGCAAATGTCAG gagctggagaagtataaagaaaatgagaaagacacagaggtgtTGATGTCGGCCTTGTCAGCAATGCAGGAGAAGACCCAGCACCTAGAGAACAGCTTGAGCGCTGAGACCAGAATCAAACTGGACCTCTTCTCTGCACTTGGGGATGCCAAGAGACAACTGGAAATAGCACAAG GCCAGATCCACCAGAGGGAGCAGGAGGTCGCAGAGCTAAAGCAGAAGATAGCAGAGGTGATGGCAGTGATGCCGAGCCTGTCTTACTCTTCAGACAGCAGCAACCACAGCCCTGTCACTCCGCACTACTCGTCAAAGTTCATGGACAATAGTCCCTCCTCCCTGGATCCAAATGCCTCTGTCTACCAGCCCCTCAAAAAGTGA
- the kifc1 gene encoding kinesin-like protein KIFC1, translated as MSRLPISKRALPSSSSGSSSSENGQDQGPAQKRVRKDPETVRPQAAATVIGGRRAPVAATRAPISKPVRSAGAATVAVAPSRGVLKQSIASTTARGVNVRQTAAPPATKAGGGVVVKRNKWDLKAKVSDMEDKLRNYQTKVKSANQENEVLKGTMVQSQSKVTEMQRELLAQRKQISEYEEKLQAMSGVQAELEQVCSEKSTLEKELSNLEVKYKVMETLQNSQETELQTLKMKLSVQESTLARVQTTLRDTEEEVRTLKETVAEQKDELHAGEMERRRLHNSIQELKGNIRVFCRVRPTVDGGISKHIQLPSSDDKTITLAKTEESHTGKTADTQKNYNFSFDRVFGPQASQQEVFEEISLLVQSALDGYNVCCFAYGQTGSGKTYTMEGDEVDVTRGVIPRAVQQIFKAAEKLGSQGWEFNFTASFVEIYNETLRDLLYTGKASKRPEHEVRKLTNNDVTITNLTYEKVSNEDHVLGLIALANQNRSTAQTAQNDRSSRSHSVFQLDIEGVNAGRDIKCKSTLCLVDLAGSERMLKSQSQGERFKEMTAINGSLSNLGIVITALANKESYVPYRNSKLTYLLQGCLGGNSKTLMFVNIAPEQDSFGETLNSLRFASKVNDCVIGTASANRK; from the exons ATGTCTCGCTTGCCAATCAGCAAGAGGGCCTTaccaagcagcagcagcggcagcagcagctcagagaaTGGCCAAGACCAGGGGCCTGCTCAG AAACGGGTCCGTAAGGATCCAGAAACGGTCAGACCGCAGGCAGCAGCTACGGTCATCGGCGGACGACGGGCTCCTGTTGCAGCAACCAGGGCCCCCATTT CTAAGCCAGTCAGAAGTGCGGGAGCTGCCACTGTGGCCGTTGCTCCTTCCAGAG GTGTCCTGAAACAATCCATCGCTTCAACCACAGCAAGGGGAGTCAACGTGAGACAAACTGCCGCACCACCAGCCACAAAAGCAG GTGGCGGCGTAGTCGTCAAGCGGAATAAATGGGACCTGAAGGCCAAGGTCAGCGACATGGAGGACAAGCTCCGAAACTACCAGACCAAGGTTAAATCTGCCAACCAGGAGAACGAGGTTCTAAAAGGCACCATGGTCCAGAGCCAATCCAAAGTGACGGAAATGCAGAGAGAGCTTCTGGCGCAGAGGAAACAGATCAG CGAGTACGAGGAGAAGCTGCAGGCTATGTCAGGAGTCCAGGCTGAGCTGGAGCAAGTCTGTAGTGAGAAGAGCACGCTTGAAAAGGAGCTCTCCAACCTAGAGGTGAAATATAAAGTCATGGAGACTCTCCAAAACAGCCAAGAGACCGAGCTGCAAACTCTGAAG ATGAAGCTCTCAGTGCAGGAGTCGACTCTGGCCCGCGTGCAGACAACCCTCAGAGACACGGAGGAAGAGGTCCGCACCCTCAAAGAGACTGTGGCCGAACAGAAGGATGAGCTCCACGCCGGGGAGATGGAGCGCAGACGGCTCCACAACTCCATCCAGGAGCTCAAG ggTAACATCAGGGTGTTTTGCAGAGTGCGCCCTACGGTGGACGGAGGAATCAGCAAACACATCCAGCTCCCGTCCAGTGACGACAAGACGATAACTCTGGCCAAAACTGAGGAG TCTCACACGGGCAAAACTGCAGACACTCAGAAAAACTACAACTTCAGTTTTGACCGCGTGTTTGGCCCCCAGGCTTCACAGCAGGAG gtctTTGAAGAGATCTCGCTGTTGGTGCAGTCTGCTTTGGACGGCTACAACGTCTGCTGCTTTGCCTACGGCCAGACAGGGAGCGGAAAGACGTACACCATGGAGGGAGACGAGGTTGATGTGACCAGAGGAGTCATTCCCAGAGCCGTGCAGCAAATCTTCAAAGCCGCAGAGAAACTGGGATCTCAAGGCTGGGAG TTCAACTTCACAGCAAGCTTTGTTGAGATTTACAACGAGACCCTGCGGGACCTCCTGTACACCGGGAAGGCCAGCAAGAGGCCCGAGCATGAGGTCAGAAAGTTGACCAACAACGACGTGACCATCACCAACCTCACCTACGAAAAAGTCTCCAACGAGGATCAC GTTCTTGGCCTGATTgcattggccaatcagaatcgcTCCACAGCTCAGACAGCCCAGAACGACCGCTCCTCACGCTCGCATTCAGTCTTTCAGCTGGACATCGAGGGAGTGAATGCTGGCAGAGACATCAAGTGCAAGT CCACTCTGTGCCTGGTGGACCTGGCAGGCAGTGAGCGGATGTTGAAGAGTCAGTCTCAGGGTGAGCGCTTCAAAGAGATGACGGCCATCAACGGCTCCCTGTCCAACCTGGGCATCGTCATCACAGCGCTGGCCAACAAG GAAAGCTACGTTCCATACAGGAACTCCAAGCTGACCTACCTCCTGCAGGGCTGCTTGGGAGGAAACAGCAAAAC TCTGATGTTTGTGAACATCGCCCCGGAGCAAGACAGCTTTGGAGAAACCCTCAACTCTTTGAGGTTTGCCAGCAAG GTGAACGACTGTGTCATTGGGACCGCCAGTGCCAACAGAAAATAG
- the srfbp1 gene encoding serum response factor-binding protein 1 codes for MTSHDSQRWEKLREIWLRPADRGISVNYKLFNVHVVTITMDTLEKAVPSAEEKEKPQVEFENKQGEEETKDEEEESVLKCKDVEEEETKDEEEEKSQVEFENKQGEEETRDEEEESVLKCKDEEEEKSQVEFENKQGEEETGDEEEESVLKCKDVGEMGEEKSGVADEIEEKTLSPVQPVVKKPAEGLNLNNEVVKMRKEVKRVRALIIRKLTRQMGALKKKKGKDTETERNQRRASRLLEEVHAMKVLSPDLVTKTALQKNLNFEQVCKNPKSTISDRAVARIATHPQFNKKIGDIKMALKAFKEERMKTGKQKGKLEGQNKPRNTTPGLPDKLRERPGEKEVTSRQEEIKDDKEGDGVLKDMKDATVAKPERERSKATHLADTTDSQRKEMPEYKCAKPPSIKRSVETVKNNLLGQDAGQKPDLKRTAEVPQRKRDEEESDLESLKDEEREYFDDSTEERFLRQSSPSEESNDDDDFFIGKVRKFKKKKREVKDGPTESEVVESRLKAKKALLQSVFCSSLSASKPAVAEGATRGRYGDTLRGQETSPVSDFKKSKYQHQGKGTQCNSGSKYKKPCHKGSHPESQQRVFPSQSRWGGQGKGDVIKQKSRYDGAGPYQQAQNQTLHPSWEASKKRKEQQGQILAFQGKKIKFDDDD; via the exons ATGACGTCACACGACAGTCAGCGCTGGGAGAAGCTGAGAGAAATATGGCTGCGCCCTGCGGATCGAGGCATTTCCGTCAATTATAAGCTGTTTAACGTTCACGTTGTTACG attaccATGGACACGTTGGAGAAAGCGGTGCCATCTgctgaggaaaaagaaaagcctcAGGTGGAGTTTGAGAATAAACAAGGAGAAGAGGAAACTaaagatgaggaagaagaaagtgtgctgaaatgtaaagatgtggaagaagaggaaactaaagatgaggaagaagaaaagtctCAGGTGGAGTTTGAGAATAAACAAGGAGAAGAGGAGACTagagatgaggaagaagaaagtgtgctgaaatgtaaagatgaggaagaagaaaagtctCAGGTGGAGTTTGAGAATAAACAAGGAGAAGAGGAAACTggagatgaggaagaagaaagtgtcctgaaatgtaaagatgtggGCGAGATGGGAGAAGAGAAGTCAGGGGTTGCAGATGAAATTGAGGAAAAAACCCTGTCACCTGTTCAACCGGTCGTCAAAAAGCCGGCTGAAGGCCTGAACCTTAACAATGAAGTGGTTAAGATGAGAAAGGAGGTGAAGAGGGTGAGAGCTTTGATCATCAGGAAGCTCACACGACAGATGGGGGccctgaaaaagaagaagggtAAAGACACAGAAACTGAGAGGAATCAAAGGAGAGCGAGCAGACTGCTGGAGGAGGTCCATGCCATGAAAGTACTCTCACCCGACCTG GTTACAAAGACGGCCCTGCAAAAGAATCTGAATTTCGAACAGGTGTGTAAAAACCCCAAGTCTACTATTTCTGACCGGGCTGTGGCACGCATCGCCACCCACCCTCAATTTAACAAAAAGATTGGAGACATAAAAATGGCTTTAAAAGCCTTCAAAGAAGAGAGGATGAAGACTGGAAAGCAGAAAGGGAAGTTGGAAGGGCAAAACAAACCTAGAAACACAACTCCAGGTTTGCCAGACAAACTGAGAGAAAGACCCGGTGAAAAGGAGGTAACATCGAGGCAAGAGGAAATCAAAGACGACAAGGAAGGAGATGGTGTGCTTAAAGACATGAAAGATGCAACTGTTGCTAAACCTGAGAGGGAAAGGAGTAAAGCAACTCATTTGGCTGACACAACTGATagtcaaagaaaagaaatgccAGAATATAAGTGTGCAAAACCACCATCAATAAAAAGAAGTGTGGAAACTGTGAAAAATAATCTTCTAGGTCAGGATGCAGGACAGAAACCCGATCTTAAGCGCACAGCTGAGGTGCCTCAGCGGAAGAGAGATGAGGAAGAGAGTGATTTAGAGTCTCTtaaagatgaagagagagagtacTTCGATGACAGCACAGAGGAACGTTTCCTTAGGCAGTCCTCACCATCCGAAGAGAGCAATGACGATGATGACTTCTTCATTGGAAAGGTGAGAAAattcaagaaaaagaagagggaaGTAAAAGATGGCCCAACAGAATCTGAAGTTGTTGAGTCCAGGTTGAAGGCAAAAAAGGCCTTGCTTCAGTCTGTGTTCTGTTCTTCCCTCTCTGCGTCCAAGCCTGCAGTGGCAGAAGGTGCAACCAGAGGGAGATATGGGGATACATTAAGGGGCCAAGAGACAAGTCCAgtaagtgattttaaaaaatccaagTACCAACATCAGGGGAAAGGAACACAATGCAATTCAGGGTCCAAGTACAAAAAGCCCTGCCATAAGGGCAGCCATCCTGAATCACAACAGAGGGTCTTTCCTTCTCAGAGCAGATGGGGGGGTCAAGGGAAAGGGGATGTTATTAAACAAAAGTCGCGCTATGACGGAGCTGGCCCTTACCAACAAGCACAAAATCAGACCCTGCATCCATCCTGGGAGGCCAGTAAGAAAAGGAAGGAGCAGCAAGGACAGATCTTGGCTTTCCAAGGAAAGAAGATCAagtttgatgatgatgactaa
- the LOC109993656 gene encoding macoilin-1-like isoform X1: MKRRNADCSKLRRPLKRNRITEGIYSSTFLYLKFLLVWVLVLLADFVLEFRFEYLWPFWLFIRSVYDSFRYQGLAFSVFFVCVAFTSDTICLLFIPVQWLFFAASTYVWVQYVWHTERGVCLPTVSLWILFVYIEAAIRFKDLKNFHVDLCRPFAAHCIGYPVVTLGFGFKSYVSYKMRLRKQKEVQKENEFYMQLLQQALPPEQQMLQRQEREAEEAALTKGLSEVEPSLISQNGAPPGKRTTSVPLPELEYREKVKDCTVKEREGKKQNTIGINNNSIILDSKPLETEYIESYVGVKRLNNDLAGDNTDNDINTHSTSKDDLGGTGKNYRNASGFMGNLSPRNHCSSNGGVPPVSSSSKNEKRQKGTGKGQKDPTENCIPNNQLCKSDALIRLEQDVKRLKVDLQANRQLESELRSQLSSLSSQDRSLRSELGQLRQDNELLENKLHSAIQAKQKDKQTVAQLEKRLKIEQEARAQAEKQLAEERKRKKMEEATAARAIALAAATRVESTDSLRGRIRELETECKKISLDVKLKEEQLRDLEGKCQELEKYKENEKDTEVLMSALSAMQEKTQHLENSLSAETRIKLDLFSALGDAKRQLEIAQGQIHQREQEVAELKQKIAEVMAVMPSLSYSSDSSNHSPVTPHYSSKFMDNSPSSLDPNASVYQPLKK; the protein is encoded by the exons atgaAGCGGCGCAATGCGGACTGCAGCAAACTCCGACGGCCCTTGAAACGGAACCGAATCACCGAGGGTATATACAGCAG TACCTTCCTGTACCTGAAGTTTCTGCTGGTGTGGGTGTTAGTTTTGCTGGCGGACTTTGTACTGGAGTTCAGGTTTGAGTATCTGTGGCCCTTCTGGCTCTTCATTCGTAGCGTCTACGACTCCTTCAGATATCAGGGATTG GCATTCTCTGTCTTCTTCGTGTGTGTGGCATTTACATCAGACACCATCTGCCTTCTCTTCATCCCTGTCCAATGGCTTTTTTTTGCTGCCAGCACCTATGTATGGGTCCAGTATGTCTGGCACACAG AAAGGGGAGTCTGTCTACCCACTGTATCCCTGTGGATCCTGTTTGTATACATTGAGGCTGCCATACGGTTCAAAGACCTGAAGAACTTCCATGTAGATCTATGTCGACCCTTTGCCGCTCACTG TATTGGCTACCCTGTGGTGACTCTGGGCTTTGGCTTTAAGAGCTACGTTAGCTACAAGATGCGGCTGAGAAAACAGAAGGAAGTGCAGAAGGAGAATGAATTCTACATGCAGCTACTACAGCAGGCGCTACCACCTGAGCAACAGATGCTGCAGAGAcaggagagggaggcagaggagg CAGCTTTAACTAAAGGACTCTCAGAAGTAGAACCCTCATTGATATCCCAAAATGGAGCACCTCCTGGAAAGAGAACTACCTCAGTCCCCTTGCCAGAACTGGAGTACCGGGAAAAAGTAAAGGACTGTACTGTTAAAGAGcgtgaggggaaaaaacaaaacactattGGAATCAATAACAACAGTATCATACTGGACTCCAAACCACTGGAGACAGAGTATATAGAGAGCTATGTTGGGGTAAAGAGACTGAATAATGACCTAGCAGGAGACAATACAGATAACGATATCAACACACACTCTACTTCCAAAGATGATTTGGGGGGGACGGGGAAAAACTACAGAAATGCAAGTGGGTTCATGGGTAATTTGTCTCCAAGGAATCACTGTTCTTCAAATGGCGGTGTGCCACCAGTTTCTTCAAGCAGTAAGAATGAAAAGAGGCAGAAGGGCACAGGGAAGGGGCAAAAGGACCCTACAGAGAACTGCATTCCCAACAACCAGTTGTGTAAATCCGATGCTTTAATTCG TCTGGAGCAGGATGTGAAGCGTCTGAAGGTAGATCTGCAGGCCAATAGGCAGCTGGAATCAGAGCTGCGGAGTCAGCTTTCTTCTCTGAGCAGTCAGGACCGCAGCCTTCGCTCCGAGTTGGGCCAGCTCCGTCAGGACAATGAGCTGCTAGAGAACAA GCTCCACAGTGCCATCCAAGCCAAGCAGAAGGATAAGCAGACCGTGGCCCAGCTGGAGAAGAGGTTAAAGATTGAGCAGGAGGCTCGTGCCCAAGCAGAGAAACAGCTggctgaggagagaaaaagaaaaaagatggaggaggccACTGCTGCCAGAGCAATAGCATTAGCTGCAGCTACCAG agTTGAGTCTACTGACTCTCTGCGTGGACGCATCAGAGAGCTGGAAACAGAGTGTAAGAAGATAAGCCTGGATGTGAAACTGAAAGAGGAGCAGCTGAGGGATCTGGAGGGCAAATGTCAG gagctggagaagtataaagaaaatgagaaagacacagaggtgtTGATGTCGGCCTTGTCAGCAATGCAGGAGAAGACCCAGCACCTAGAGAACAGCTTGAGCGCTGAGACCAGAATCAAACTGGACCTCTTCTCTGCACTTGGGGATGCCAAGAGACAACTGGAAATAGCACAAG GCCAGATCCACCAGAGGGAGCAGGAGGTCGCAGAGCTAAAGCAGAAGATAGCAGAGGTGATGGCAGTGATGCCGAGCCTGTCTTACTCTTCAGACAGCAGCAACCACAGCCCTGTCACTCCGCACTACTCGTCAAAGTTCATGGACAATAGTCCCTCCTCCCTGGATCCAAATGCCTCTGTCTACCAGCCCCTCAAAAAGTGA
- the LOC109993651 gene encoding transcription factor E2F3 codes for MASQAHNAASATDSMTPKSVWEKSRYDTSLGFLTRRFAELLRRSSDGVLDLNLVAQELNAPKRRVYDVTNVLEGIQLIKKKSKNYIQWMGGQTSAQMDQELNDLNEEEKKLDELIQSCTWQVHQMCENHQGQRFAYLTYEDVRRLPNLEEQTVIVIKAPAETKLAVPHPEESLQVHLCSTQGPIEVFLCSDDPGVPMEDTLGPLVNCSSLSSTNGTAYSTSGINSICNPLSATTKHSSPVSDRPVDTMTIPHVSPSEDEQSFVCLTSPLAFSLDGKEYFLSLAKDESITDLFNSAN; via the exons ATGGCCTCTCAAGCACACAATGCAG CTTCCGCTACCGATTCGATGACACCAAAATCCGTGTGGGAGAAATCCCGCTATGACACTTCACTTGGTTTCTTGACAAGGAGATTTGCAGAGCTGCTGAGGAGATCCTCTGATGGGGTATTGGACCTTAACCTGGTAGCCCAGGAGCTTAATGCCCCAAAGAGGCGTGTCTATGATGTCACTAATGTCCTTGAAGGAATCCAGCTAATCAAGAAGAAGTCTAAAAACTACATTCAGTGGAT GGGCGGTCAGACCAGTGCTCAAATGGATCAGGAACTGAATGATCTaaatgaggaggagaagaagctgGACGAGTTGATACAAAGCTGTACGTGGCAGGTTCACCAGATGTGTGAGAACCATCAAGGTCAAAG ATTTGCATATTTGACTTATGAGGATGTCCGAAGATTACCAAATTTGGAAGAACAGACTGTGATTGTGATCAAAGCCCCTGCAGAGACCAAACTGGCGGTGCCACACCCAGAAGAG AGCCTACAGGTCCACCTTTGCAGCACACAAGGGCCCATTGAAGTATTCCTCTGCTCTGACGACCCCGGCGTACCGATGGAAGACACACTTGGCCCTTTAGTAAATTGCAGCAGCTTAAGCTCGACCAACG GCACTGCCTACTCTACCTCTGGAATCAACAGTATCTGCAACCCGCTGTCCGCGACAACAAAACACTCGTCACCAGTCTCTGACCgccctgttgacacaatgaccATACCTCATGTTTCCCCATCTGAAGATGAGCAAAGTTTTGTCTGTCTTACTTCACCTCTAGCCTTCTCTCTTGATGGAAAGGAGTATTTCCTGAGCCTGGCTAAGGATGAAAGCATCACTGACCTCTTCAACTCCGCTAACTAG
- the LOC109993656 gene encoding macoilin-1-like isoform X2, producing MKRRNADCSKLRRPLKRNRITEGIYSSTFLYLKFLLVWVLVLLADFVLEFRFEYLWPFWLFIRSVYDSFRYQGLAFSVFFVCVAFTSDTICLLFIPVQWLFFAASTYVWVQYVWHTERGVCLPTVSLWILFVYIEAAIRFKDLKNFHVDLCRPFAAHCIGYPVVTLGFGFKSYVSYKMRLRKQKEVQKENEFYMQLLQQALPPEQQMLQRQEREAEEALTKGLSEVEPSLISQNGAPPGKRTTSVPLPELEYREKVKDCTVKEREGKKQNTIGINNNSIILDSKPLETEYIESYVGVKRLNNDLAGDNTDNDINTHSTSKDDLGGTGKNYRNASGFMGNLSPRNHCSSNGGVPPVSSSSKNEKRQKGTGKGQKDPTENCIPNNQLCKSDALIRLEQDVKRLKVDLQANRQLESELRSQLSSLSSQDRSLRSELGQLRQDNELLENKLHSAIQAKQKDKQTVAQLEKRLKIEQEARAQAEKQLAEERKRKKMEEATAARAIALAAATRVESTDSLRGRIRELETECKKISLDVKLKEEQLRDLEGKCQELEKYKENEKDTEVLMSALSAMQEKTQHLENSLSAETRIKLDLFSALGDAKRQLEIAQGQIHQREQEVAELKQKIAEVMAVMPSLSYSSDSSNHSPVTPHYSSKFMDNSPSSLDPNASVYQPLKK from the exons atgaAGCGGCGCAATGCGGACTGCAGCAAACTCCGACGGCCCTTGAAACGGAACCGAATCACCGAGGGTATATACAGCAG TACCTTCCTGTACCTGAAGTTTCTGCTGGTGTGGGTGTTAGTTTTGCTGGCGGACTTTGTACTGGAGTTCAGGTTTGAGTATCTGTGGCCCTTCTGGCTCTTCATTCGTAGCGTCTACGACTCCTTCAGATATCAGGGATTG GCATTCTCTGTCTTCTTCGTGTGTGTGGCATTTACATCAGACACCATCTGCCTTCTCTTCATCCCTGTCCAATGGCTTTTTTTTGCTGCCAGCACCTATGTATGGGTCCAGTATGTCTGGCACACAG AAAGGGGAGTCTGTCTACCCACTGTATCCCTGTGGATCCTGTTTGTATACATTGAGGCTGCCATACGGTTCAAAGACCTGAAGAACTTCCATGTAGATCTATGTCGACCCTTTGCCGCTCACTG TATTGGCTACCCTGTGGTGACTCTGGGCTTTGGCTTTAAGAGCTACGTTAGCTACAAGATGCGGCTGAGAAAACAGAAGGAAGTGCAGAAGGAGAATGAATTCTACATGCAGCTACTACAGCAGGCGCTACCACCTGAGCAACAGATGCTGCAGAGAcaggagagggaggcagaggagg CTTTAACTAAAGGACTCTCAGAAGTAGAACCCTCATTGATATCCCAAAATGGAGCACCTCCTGGAAAGAGAACTACCTCAGTCCCCTTGCCAGAACTGGAGTACCGGGAAAAAGTAAAGGACTGTACTGTTAAAGAGcgtgaggggaaaaaacaaaacactattGGAATCAATAACAACAGTATCATACTGGACTCCAAACCACTGGAGACAGAGTATATAGAGAGCTATGTTGGGGTAAAGAGACTGAATAATGACCTAGCAGGAGACAATACAGATAACGATATCAACACACACTCTACTTCCAAAGATGATTTGGGGGGGACGGGGAAAAACTACAGAAATGCAAGTGGGTTCATGGGTAATTTGTCTCCAAGGAATCACTGTTCTTCAAATGGCGGTGTGCCACCAGTTTCTTCAAGCAGTAAGAATGAAAAGAGGCAGAAGGGCACAGGGAAGGGGCAAAAGGACCCTACAGAGAACTGCATTCCCAACAACCAGTTGTGTAAATCCGATGCTTTAATTCG TCTGGAGCAGGATGTGAAGCGTCTGAAGGTAGATCTGCAGGCCAATAGGCAGCTGGAATCAGAGCTGCGGAGTCAGCTTTCTTCTCTGAGCAGTCAGGACCGCAGCCTTCGCTCCGAGTTGGGCCAGCTCCGTCAGGACAATGAGCTGCTAGAGAACAA GCTCCACAGTGCCATCCAAGCCAAGCAGAAGGATAAGCAGACCGTGGCCCAGCTGGAGAAGAGGTTAAAGATTGAGCAGGAGGCTCGTGCCCAAGCAGAGAAACAGCTggctgaggagagaaaaagaaaaaagatggaggaggccACTGCTGCCAGAGCAATAGCATTAGCTGCAGCTACCAG agTTGAGTCTACTGACTCTCTGCGTGGACGCATCAGAGAGCTGGAAACAGAGTGTAAGAAGATAAGCCTGGATGTGAAACTGAAAGAGGAGCAGCTGAGGGATCTGGAGGGCAAATGTCAG gagctggagaagtataaagaaaatgagaaagacacagaggtgtTGATGTCGGCCTTGTCAGCAATGCAGGAGAAGACCCAGCACCTAGAGAACAGCTTGAGCGCTGAGACCAGAATCAAACTGGACCTCTTCTCTGCACTTGGGGATGCCAAGAGACAACTGGAAATAGCACAAG GCCAGATCCACCAGAGGGAGCAGGAGGTCGCAGAGCTAAAGCAGAAGATAGCAGAGGTGATGGCAGTGATGCCGAGCCTGTCTTACTCTTCAGACAGCAGCAACCACAGCCCTGTCACTCCGCACTACTCGTCAAAGTTCATGGACAATAGTCCCTCCTCCCTGGATCCAAATGCCTCTGTCTACCAGCCCCTCAAAAAGTGA